The Candidatus Saccharimonadales bacterium genomic interval CTGATATTGCTGACGTTGCCGGCGGTTTTGTTGTCGTTGGGTCTGTTCATGATTGTTATTAACGGTGCGGCAGTTTGGTTAACCAGTTATTTTTATGGCCCGCTTCAAGTAACTAGTTTTGGCGGCGCCGTACTTGCTGGACTGGTAATAGGCTTGGTAAACTATTCGCTGACAACACTGTTGGAGGATCGCTAGTGATTTTGTTTCTGCAAGTCTTATCGCTGATTTCTGGCGGATTGCTGATTTTATTCATTTTGATTCAATCGCGCGGCGCGAGCTTGGGCGCCGGCTTTGGGGGTTCGAGCGAGCTTCATACCGAGCGTCGCGGTATTGATAAATCCATCCATCAGTTCACCATTTTGCTGGCCGTCGTCTTTGTACTGTCGATTGTGCTGAGCATTATCTCTTAAACTTGATGATAAAAAAAACTACGCGGCTGCGCTTTCGGCGTCGCCTCAGAACGACGCAAAAATCTGTAGCCGAGGCTCAGACTCAGGCGGCCCAGCAGCTGGATAAGCATGTCGTCCGTCGCTGGCAGAAGTTCATTGATGTTAGACGGTTTGTTTTGGCTTGGTTGATTTTAATCGGTTTGTTGATGTTAGGAGTATTTGCTCAAACCAAGTCGCTGGCTAATTTTTACAAGCAACAGACTTCGATAGAGGGCGGAACCTATACCGAAGGACTTGTCGGCAAAATCGCTAATCTTAACCCGATTTTTGCGACCACCTCTCCGGAAAGAAGCATCGCGACGTTGGTGTTTGAACCGTTGCTCAGATATGACGAGCAGACCAATGTTGTCAACGCCCTGGCTGAAAACTGGAAGGTAAACAGCGATCAAACTGTTTACACTATCAATCTCAGACCAAACTTGTTTTGGCACGACGGCCTGCCCATTACCAGCCAGGATGTTGTCTTTACAGTTGAGGCTATTCAACACCCTGATACTCAATCGCCGCTTAATCAAAGTTGGCGCGGTATTGAGGTTAGAGCAGTGGACGCGCTGACTGTGACGTTTACCTTGCCTAATGCCTTTACCCCGTTTATTCACTCTCTGACCCATCTCGGCCTTTTGCCCAGCCATGTTTTAAATGAAATCGAGCCGCGGGAACTGCGAACTCATCCGTTTAATTTGCAGCCGCGCGTAGGCAGCGGACCGTTTGTGTTTTCTAGCGTGTCGCTAGAAGATGAGCTGGGCCAAGTACGGCTAACCAGACACGAAAGTTATTATCTTGGCCGGCCAAAACTAGAGGAAGTTATTATCCAAACATATGCCGATTATGAGCAGTTGGTGGCGGCCTTTAACGACGGTGATGTTGCCGGTGCTGCTAATCTCGGGCTTGATGATGTTAGTCGATTAACCGGCCAAGACCGCTTTAAACTGGCAACGCCTCCGCTGTTCAATAACGTCATGCTTTTTTACAATAACAGCCGCGGTGAGTTTAAGCGCCGAGATTTTCGGAAAGCCTTGACCCAGCTGACTGATACCAAGGCCATTTTTGAAAAGTTAGGCGGAGCTTATTCCTTGTCAAACGCGCCGGTGCTGCCAGGGCAGTTGGGCTATAGTCCGGAACTGACCCAGGTCGGATTTAATCCCAAATCAGCCGCAAAACTGCTCGAGGGTCTGGGTTGGCGGCTGGAAACGGACGGTATCCGCCGCAATAAAAGCGGCCAGCAGCTGGAGCTGACATTAGTGACTCAAAACAGCGATGAATATCCGTTGGTGGCAGAAGAAATTCAACGCCAGTGGCGGGAAG includes:
- a CDS encoding ABC transporter substrate-binding protein translates to MIKKTTRLRFRRRLRTTQKSVAEAQTQAAQQLDKHVVRRWQKFIDVRRFVLAWLILIGLLMLGVFAQTKSLANFYKQQTSIEGGTYTEGLVGKIANLNPIFATTSPERSIATLVFEPLLRYDEQTNVVNALAENWKVNSDQTVYTINLRPNLFWHDGLPITSQDVVFTVEAIQHPDTQSPLNQSWRGIEVRAVDALTVTFTLPNAFTPFIHSLTHLGLLPSHVLNEIEPRELRTHPFNLQPRVGSGPFVFSSVSLEDELGQVRLTRHESYYLGRPKLEEVIIQTYADYEQLVAAFNDGDVAGAANLGLDDVSRLTGQDRFKLATPPLFNNVMLFYNNSRGEFKRRDFRKALTQLTDTKAIFEKLGGAYSLSNAPVLPGQLGYSPELTQVGFNPKSAAKLLEGLGWRLETDGIRRNKSGQQLELTLVTQNSDEYPLVAEEIQRQWREAGILLKLEFVSSANLQQDWILPHSYELLLFGIDQGVDSDVFVYWHSSEARVGGFNLSEYKNALVDAALEAGRTRRNLSLRRAKYESFVKQWRADVPAMAIYRPVFQYAQLSVVDGFMAQRLANPVDRFFDIHHWTVLKADLPKPL
- the secG gene encoding preprotein translocase subunit SecG, with product MILFLQVLSLISGGLLILFILIQSRGASLGAGFGGSSELHTERRGIDKSIHQFTILLAVVFVLSIVLSIIS
- a CDS encoding phage holin family protein, whose translation is MNAQLYKFLLRWFVNGLGLWIAQRLFDTVSFDERLSTIVWAGLILSIVNALVKPLLILLTLPAVLLSLGLFMIVINGAAVWLTSYFYGPLQVTSFGGAVLAGLVIGLVNYSLTTLLEDR